In Porites lutea chromosome 1, jaPorLute2.1, whole genome shotgun sequence, a single genomic region encodes these proteins:
- the LOC140929287 gene encoding uncharacterized protein produces the protein MVLTHSSIQPNEATGKLLYTFGTFVWAGAASSVCTLVTVAVERYWSLNAYFIAHNIGQVAADASEAAKREADKKIVAVTISLIAKTAYSTLKDLCLPDLLADKTYDQLTQILNDYYKPKVLEAAETYRFHHTVQSETESVAEFGNKLKRLAVHCNFGPYLTRALRDQFVGGVRSKTTKKKLLSEDRTFDQALKVAQADELAEKESKLLQGNSDTSSAGILPVNAVHKKSFSGQESQRQTDPKSKMGGKQCFRCGSPQHLADKCSHVESTCNYCGKPGHLAKACFKKKKEFGGNNTTHQVMAAPTSGTCTKEEHENSVPSFTVYMKSVKSSEHSSYTPPLYKLTVTIEDQEVPMEVDTGSSVTLLSSADFSKTGGQVTTLKPPTVLLKSYTGDIIQCLGEKEMDVKVGDQVGTLLIRVVQEPSLLGRDMMSKFTLPWQNNFSTISTAAEDIVQQYSDLFDTSSVGKLKGIQVSLRVSDESPVFTKARVVPFAIRSKYEKALEKLVAEDIIEKVEHSEWASPTVPIVEANGDLRICGDYSVTINKFSVLEQYPIPTLEELLSTLSGGKKFTKIDLSRAYHQLELTPESIKYTTINTHLGLYQYKRLTFGVSSAVSIFQRTIENVLKDLPGCCVRIDDILISKDSDEVHLENLHRVLTRLQDCGLKLNPDKFFFMLDKVEYLGTTISAAGISQTAEKVQAIKDAALPTNVSELQSFLGSANFLRKYVPDFAKLASPLYGLLRKEVRWSWSKLEQDAFDNIKAALCSDSVLRHYDPMAELVLQCDASSVGVGAALLQPGPDGALQPVAYASRILNNAEQNYS, from the exons ATGGTCCTGACACACTCATCCATTCAGCCAAATGAAGCGACTGGAAAACTGTTATACACATTTGGCACCTTTGTATGGGCAGGGGCTGCTTCTTCGGTCTGTACACTTGTCACTGTTGCCGTAGAGCGCTACTGGAGC TTGAATGCCTACTTCATCGCACATAACATCGGTCAAGTTGCAGCAGACGCCAGCGAAGCAGCTAAACGAGAGGCAGACAAGAAAATAGTCGCCGTTACAATCTCCTTGATCGCTAAAACCGCTTACAGTACGCTCAAAGATCTCTGCCTTCCTGATTTACTCGCTGATAAAACTTACGATCAGCTTACACAAATTCTGAATGACTACTACAAACCTAAGGTACTTGAAGCTGCCGAGACCTACCGCTTCCATCACACTGTACAAAGTGAAACTGAAAGCGTAGCGGAGTTTGGAAACAAGCTAAAACGCTTAGCTGTTCACTGCAATTTTGGTCCTTACCTTACAAGAGCCCTCAGAGATCAATTTGTTGGGGGAGTGAGAAGTAAGACTACTAAAAAGAAACTACTTTCAGAAGATAGGACATTCGATCAAGCTCTCAAGGTCGCTCAGGCCGATGAACTGGCTGAGAAGGAATCTAAGTTACTCCAGGGCAACTCCGACACTTCCAGTGCTGGAATTCTGCCTGTAAATGCTGTTCACAAGAAATCTTTTTCTGGTCAAGAAAGCCAAAGGCAAACAGATCCTAAGTCAAAAATGGGAGGAAAGCAGTGTTTTCGGTGTGGCTCTCCACAACATTTGGCTGACAAGTGCAGTCATGTCGAATCTACATGTAATTACTGTGGGAAGCCTGGGCATTTGGCTAAGGCATgcttcaagaaaaagaaagaatttggtGGTAACAACACCACTCACCAAGTAATGGCTGCTCCAACATCAGGAACATGTACCAAGGAGGAGCACGAGAATTCAGTCCCTTCTTTTACAGTTTATATGAAAAGTGTGAAATCTTCTGAACATTCGTCATATACACCGCCCTTATACAAACTTACCGTTACCATTGAAGACCAGGAAGTCCCTATGGAAGTTGATACGGGCAGTTCTGTGACATTGTTGAGTTCTGCTGATTTTAGCAAAACCGGAGGACAAGTAACTACACTCAAACCCCCTACAGTGCTTTTGAAAAGCTATACTGGGGACATTATCCAGTGTCTAGGTGAGAAGGAAATGGATGTCAAAGTTGGAGACCAGGTGGGTACCTTGTTAATTCGTGTAGTTCAGGAACCATCACTACTGGGGCGGGACATGATGTCCAAGTTTACATTACCTTGGCAGAACAATTTTAGTACGATTTCAACTGCAGCTGAGGATATAGTTCAGCAGTACTCTGATTTGTTTGACACTAGTTCAGTGGGAAAACTTAAAGGAATCCAAGTGTCATTGCGAGTAAGTGATGAAAGTCCTGTGTTTACCAAAGCACGAGTAGTACCATTTGCAATTCGGTCTAAGTACGAAAAGGCCTTGGAGAAATTGGTGGCAGAGGATATCATTGAGAAAGTAGAGCATTCCGAGTGGGCATCACCTACAGTCCCTATTGTTGAAGCAAATGGGGACCTGAGAATTTGTGGGGACTACTCTGTCACCATCAACAAATTTTCAGTCTTAGAACAATACCCCATACCAACTCTGGAGGAACTACTGAGTACATTATCTGggggaaaaaaattcactaaGATTGACCTTTCTCGAGCATACCATCAACTAGAGCTTACGCCAGAAAGCATAAAATACACCACAATTAACACTCATTTGGGCTTATACCAATACAAGCGCCTGACTTTTGGAGTGAGTAGTGCTGTGTCAATCTTCCAACGCACTATAGAAAATGTCCTTAAGGACCTTCCAGGCTGCTGTGTCCGTATTGATGACATCCTTATTTCCAAAGACTCAGATGAAGTCCATCTGGAAAACCTTCATCGAGTACTAACTCGATTACAGGACTGCGGTCTTAAGCTTAACCCTGATAAATTCTTTTTCATGCTGGATAAAGTAGAGTATCTTGGTACTACCATTTCTGCTGCGGGGATTTCACAGACTGCAGAGAAAGTGCAGGCAATAAAAGATGCAGCACTTCCAACAAATGTTTCTGAATTACAGTCATTCCTTGGATCAGCCAATTTTCTACGTAAATATGTGCCGGATTTTGCAAAGTTGGCTTCACCTTTGTACGGATTACTTCGCAAGGAGGTACGATGGAGTTGGTCAAAACTGGAACAGGACGCTTTTGATAACATCAAGGCTGCTCTGTGCTCTGATTCGGTTTTACGTCACTATGATCCTATGGCTGAATTAGTTCTACAGTGTGATGCTTCTTCAGTGGGTGTGGGAGCTGCATTACTGCAACCTGGTCCTGATGGTGCATTACAACCTGTTGCCTATGCATCGAGGATACTGAACAATGCAGAACAAAATTACTCCTAA
- the LOC140938240 gene encoding uncharacterized protein, giving the protein MALSKEYTKEQLNYFRICYVTTDILTEGLREIFKQEWDKQYKSTKGEWKDEPRNGLDFYNGESPKNQRRNAHLLVTMQNGSREEWDCTMLFYSILFSDSVGGSVNATVRKHVDDLRNFRNQEFAHMAQGSLSQTDFQRAISKVEVAFRALGLPTGEIQDIKNQKTFATEELQKILKKVDNLKTEVQVLEDQLQKETPSFCILPPKPSHDIGGRDREVSKTAQELRELKESNENRLSFLYISGNPGSGKSQLAGLVAKRFFDEFKEKPDNSSFVMTLNAATQNSLLESYASFARHLKCPDHSVMETLNSKDLNVEEKITNLKMLIAVKVSCYSSWLMVVDNVTTMSSVFVHLPQSGNEAWARGQLLITTQETKSVPLKSSFVYHISVSKGMETDDACSLLAKLSGIQDSDLVREVAEKLDYQPLALAGAATFVKEIRQDKASRHFG; this is encoded by the coding sequence ATGGCCCTTTCAAAAGAATACACCAAAGAACAACTGAATTATTTCAGAATTTGTTACGTAACAACTGATATCCTAACAGAAGGCCTGAGAgaaatttttaaacaagaatGGGATAAACAGTACAAATCAACGAAAGGAGAATGGAAAGACGAGCCTCGTAATGGACTGGACTTTTATAACGGGGAGTCTCCCAAAAACCAAAGAAGAAATGCTCACCTTTTAGTCACCATGCAAAACGGAAGTAGAGAAGAATGGGATTGTACAATGCTTTTCTACTCCATCCTTTTTTCTGATAGTGTTGGGGGTAGCGTTAACGCAACTGTACGGAAACATGTAGATGATCTCAGAAATTTCAGAAACCAAGAATTTGCTCATATGGCACAAGGCAGTCTCTCTCAGACAGATTTTCAGAGAGCCATTAGCAAAGTTGAAGTGGCTTTTCGAGCGCTGGGTCTTCCCACTGGTGAAATCCAAGatataaaaaatcagaaaacgTTTGCAACAGAAGAATTGcaaaaaatcctgaaaaaggTTGATAATCTCAAAACGGAAGTTCAAGTCCTTGAAGATCAACTCCAGAAAGAAACACCTTCATTCTGTATTCTTCCTCCTAAACCTTCACATGACATCGGTGGTCGTGATCGCGAGGTATCCAAAACAGCCCAAGAGCTAAGAGAGTTGAAGGAGTCCAACGAAAACAGGTTGAGTTTCCTATACATCTCAGGAAATCCTGGAAGTGGCAAATCACAGCTAGCTGGTCTCGTAGCTAAAAGGTTCTTTGACGAATTCAAAGAAAAACCAGATAATTCTTCATTTGTAATGACCTTAAATGCCGCGACTCAAAATTCACTTCTGGAGTCATATGCCTCATTTGCTCGCCATTTAAAGTGCCCAGACCACTCAGTTATGGAAACCCTCAACTCAAAGGACTTGAATGTAGAGGAAAAGATCACTAATCTTAAGATGCTTATTGCTGTAAAAGTTAGTTGTTATTCGTCGTGGCTGATGGTGGTTGACAATGTCACAACTATGTCCTCTGTTTTTGTCCATCTACCACAGTCTGGAAACGAAGCTTGGGCCAGGGGTCAGTTGCTAATCACAACGCAAGAAACAAAGTCAGTCCCCCTAAAAAGCTCTTTTGTTTATCACATCTCAGTTAGCAAAGGTATGGAGACCGACGATGCCTGTTCCTTACTGGCCAAGCTTTCAGGGATCCAAGATAGCGATCTCGTGAGAGAAGTAGCAGAAAAACTAGACTATCAACCTCTTGCATTAGCGGGAGCTGCCACCTTTGTGAAAGAGATTCGGCAGGACAAAGCATCAAGGCATTTTGGCTGA
- the LOC140938230 gene encoding dynein light chain Tctex-type 5-B-like translates to MTSTSKNKEMKDKRADSIEAVQEANEQPSLPSIYSIAAAHSLSKDLKQKSLHLIKVRRRHGDYGQFDLTHAWSPEDLTDDLGSRYGSGRSRDSTLADESLALARPFVMEPLRTFQEHKVKPIIQHVLETNLAEQKYDPVLCRNAAVTMAEIIKERVKKLCYPRYKFLCQVVVGEVNQQDVKVVSRCAWDSAVDRFAQYQYSNYYLYAVGIVYAVYCE, encoded by the exons ATGACAAGCACGAGCAAgaataaagaaatgaaagataAGAGGGCTGACAGCATTGAAGCTGTTCAAGAGGCAAATGAACAACCCAGTCTTCCTTCCATTTACTCCATAGCAGCCGCTCATTCTTTGTCAAAAGACCTAAAACAAAAGTCCCTGCACTTAATTAAAGTCAGACGAAGACATGGAGACTATGGACAATTCGATCTAACGCACGCTTGGTCCCCTGAAGATTTGACGGATGACCTAGGAAGTCGCTATGGGAGTGGAAGGTCAAGAGATAGTACATTGGCCGATGAGAGTCTAGCTCTGGCACGACCGTTTGTCATGGAACCTTTGAGGACATTTCAG GAACACAAGGTCAAACCAATCATTCAACATGTGCTGGAAACTAACTTGGCAGAACAAAAATATGACCCAGTCCTTTGCAGAAATGCTGCAGTCACGATGGCTGAGATTATAAAGGAAAGAGTGAAAAAACTTTGTTATCCTCGATATAAATTCCTGTGTCAAGTGGTCGTGGGAGAAGTTAATCAACAGGATGTGAAAGTTGTGAGCCGGTGCGCATGGGACTCAGCGGTGGATCGTTTTGCGCAGTATCAGTATAGCAACTATTATCTGTATGCCGTGGGGATTGTTTATGCCGTTTACTGTGaataa